One genomic segment of Ipomoea triloba cultivar NCNSP0323 chromosome 9, ASM357664v1 includes these proteins:
- the LOC116030999 gene encoding vignain-like, with product MMNKWWFLVVVVCVALIVGCGEGFDFKERELESEERLWELYERWRSHHTVSTSLEEKQKRFNVFKANVQYVHNFNKKEDKPYKLKLNKFADMTTHEFKSLYATSKIKHHRMLQGANSRASPSFKYANVTDIPPSVDWRAKGAVTNVKDQGRCGSCWAFSTVVAVEGINQIKTNQLVSLSEQELIDCDTQENQGCNGGLMDLAFDFIKNKGGISTEQIYPYRAVDGRCDAQKMNSPVVSIDGHEDVPANDEDALLKAVANQPVSVAIEASGFDLQFYSEGVFNGACGKELDHGVAIVGYGTTLDGTKYWIVKNSWGSEWGEKGYIRMKRGVEDKEGLCGIAMQASYPLKNSSTNPQHSSSHQPKDEL from the exons ATGATGAACAAGTGGTGGTTCCTGGTTGTTGTGGTATGTGTAGCTTTGATTGTAGGGTGCGGGGAAGGGTTCGATTTCAAGGAGAGGGAGTTGGAGAGCGAGGAAAGGTTGTGGGAGTTATACGAGAGGTGGAGGAGCCATCACACGGTGTCGACGAGTCTAGAGGAGAAGCAAAAGAGGTTCAACGTGTTCAAGGCCAATGTTCAGTATGTCCACAACTTCAACAAGAAGGAGGACAAGCCTTACAAGCTGAAGCTGAACAAGTTTGCAGACATGACTACCCATGAATTCAAAAGCTTATACGCCACTTCCAAAATCAAGCACCATCGGATGCTACAAGGCGCTAATTCTCGCGCTTCCCCATCTTTCAAGTACGCCAATGTCACTGACATCCCACCCTCTGTTGATTGGAGGGCCAAAGGCGCTGTCACCAATGTCAAAGACCAAGGCCGATGCG GAAGTTGTTGGGCATTTTCCACTGTTGTAGCAGTTGAAGGTATAAACCAAATCAAAACAAACCAACTAGTCTCTTTATCGGAGCAAGAGCTTATTGACTGCGACACTCAGGAAAACCAAGGTTGCAATGGAGGACTCATGGATTTAGCATTCGATTTCATCAAGAACAAAGGAGGCATCTCCACTGAGCAGATATACCCTTACAGGGCTGTAGATGGGCGGTGCGATGCTCaaaag ATGAACTCACCGGTAGTATCCATCGACGGACATGAGGATGTGCCTGCTAACGATGAGGATGCACTGCTTAAAGCCGTAGCCAATCAACCTGTCTCTGTAGCCATAGAAGCTTCAGGATTTGATTTACAGTTCTATTCAGAG GGTGTTTTCAATGGAGCATGCGGGAAAGAGCTGGATCACGGTGTTGCAATAGTGGGGTACGGAACAACTCTTGACGGGACCAAATACTGGATTGTGAAGAACTCTTGGGGAAGTGAATGGGGAGAAAAAGGATACATTAGGATGAAACGTGGAGTGGAGGACAAAGAGGGACTATGTGGAATAGCAATGCAAGCATCTTACCCACTCAAGAACTCCTCCACCAACCCCCAACACTCATCATCTCATCAACCTAAGGATGAGCTCTGA
- the LOC116030989 gene encoding protein DEK-like isoform X1, whose product MASVEGTLIVKHLAEEAKQRQEEEKEKPGESKSEEEVEEDEEDGEKEKEENLEEESDGSVASKSEDDEKGAEKKGADKIQSSPVTPGASLRPTRERKTVDRFYATPTSRPSDTKSLSIQKGQGVQLKDIPNVAYKLSKRKPDENLQILHSILYGKKTKAYNLKKNIGQFSGYLWDENEHEKQRGKIQDKFGKCVKEKLLDFCDVLNLPVKSVTKKEELCLRLLEFLESPHATTDLLLAEKKKKSKKQKSKTTKLKSSVDRTAPSKKRKVSSEWNEEADNTGDESQEDDQNDEDADDQSVLEGTDSEDREQEEAEKSEEEQNEKISSKKDSETKIGDKVAGKDTPVTSSKSSKVVSAKRQKVGKDKSISVKDKASSTKLSKEDGKPRNVKADLEPSKEAIFTAAVNILKNVDFNTATLSDIFRQLGSHFGVDLMHKKAEVKAIVTDAINNMSDDEDEAGDIESED is encoded by the exons ATGGCGTCAGTGGAAGGAACCCTAATAGTGAAGCACCTGGCTGAAGAAGCAAAGCAGCGgcaggaggaggagaaggagaagCCAGGAGAGTCGAAATCTgaagaagaagtagaagaagacgaagaagatGGGGAAAAGGAAAAGGAGGAGAATCTAGAAGAAGAATCTGATGGGAGTGTTGCGTCAAAATCTGAAGATGATGAAAAGGGGGCAGAAAAGAAAGGTGCCGACAAAATCCAATCATCCCCAGTAACACCCGGTGCGAGTTTGAGGCCTACTAGGGAGAGGAAGACAGTCGATCGTTTCTATGCAACTCCTACATCAAGACCTTCTGACACCAAATCGCTTTCCATTCAGAAG GGCCAAGGAGTGCAGCTTAAGGACATCCCAAATG TGGCTTATAAGTTGTCCAAGAGGAAACCCGATGAGAACCTACAGATACTCCATAGCATTCTTTATGGGAAGAAAACAAAG GCTtataatttgaagaaaaatataggTCAATTTTCTGGATATTTGTGGGATGAAAATGAG cATGAAAAGCAGAGAGGAAAGATCCAAGATAAGTTTGGCAAGTGTGTGAAAGAAAAGTTGCTGGATTTTTGTGATGTCCTCAATCTTCCAGTCAAATCAGTTACAAAGAAG GAAGAGCTTTGTTTGAGGTTGTTAGAGTTTTTGGAATCTCCCCATGCTACCACAGATCTGTTGCTTGCTGAAAAGAAAAAG AAAAGCAAAAAGCAGAAGAGCAAGACAACAAAACTCAAAAGCTCAGTAGATAGAACTGCACCATCTAAG AAGCGCAAGGTGTCATCAGAATGGAATGAAGAAGCTGATAATACCGGGGATGAATCTCAGGAGGATGATCAAAATGATGAAGATGCAGATGATCAAAGTGTTTTGGAGGGGACTGATTCTGAGGACAGGGAGCAAGAGGAGGCAGAGAAATCCGAGgaagaacaaaatgaaaaaatctCTTCAAAGAAAGATTCTGAAACTAAAATTGGGGATAAGGTTGCTGGGAAGGATACCCCTGTAACATCTTCCAAAAGTTCCAAGGTAGTGAGTGCTAAGAGGCAAAAAGTTGGAAAGGACAAAAGTATATCTGTAAAGGATAAGGCTTCTAGCACGAAGTTGTCAAAAGAGGATG GGAAACCAAGAAATGTTAAGGCTGACTTAGAGCCTAGCAAAGAAGCGATATTCACTGCTGCTGTAAACATTCTGAAGAATGTAGATTTTAATACT GCAACTCTATCAGATATCTTCCGGCAGCTAG GATCCCATTTTGGAGTAGATTTAATGCACAAAAAAGCAGAGGTGAAGGCTATAGTTACAGATGCAATAAACAATAtgagtgatgatgaagatgaggcTGGAGATATCGAAAGTGAAGATTAA
- the LOC116030989 gene encoding protein DEK-like isoform X2 — MASVEGTLIVKHLAEEAKQRQEEEKEKPGESKSEEEVEEDEEDGEKEKEENLEEESDGSVASKSEDDEKGAEKKGADKIQSSPVTPGASLRPTRERKTVDRFYATPTSRPSDTKSLSIQKGQGVQLKDIPNVAYKLSKRKPDENLQILHSILYGKKTKAYNLKKNIGQFSGYLWDENEHEKQRGKIQDKFGKCVKEKLLDFCDVLNLPVKSVTKKEELCLRLLEFLESPHATTDLLLAEKKKKSKKQKSKTTKLKSSVDRTAPSKRKVSSEWNEEADNTGDESQEDDQNDEDADDQSVLEGTDSEDREQEEAEKSEEEQNEKISSKKDSETKIGDKVAGKDTPVTSSKSSKVVSAKRQKVGKDKSISVKDKASSTKLSKEDGKPRNVKADLEPSKEAIFTAAVNILKNVDFNTATLSDIFRQLGSHFGVDLMHKKAEVKAIVTDAINNMSDDEDEAGDIESED, encoded by the exons ATGGCGTCAGTGGAAGGAACCCTAATAGTGAAGCACCTGGCTGAAGAAGCAAAGCAGCGgcaggaggaggagaaggagaagCCAGGAGAGTCGAAATCTgaagaagaagtagaagaagacgaagaagatGGGGAAAAGGAAAAGGAGGAGAATCTAGAAGAAGAATCTGATGGGAGTGTTGCGTCAAAATCTGAAGATGATGAAAAGGGGGCAGAAAAGAAAGGTGCCGACAAAATCCAATCATCCCCAGTAACACCCGGTGCGAGTTTGAGGCCTACTAGGGAGAGGAAGACAGTCGATCGTTTCTATGCAACTCCTACATCAAGACCTTCTGACACCAAATCGCTTTCCATTCAGAAG GGCCAAGGAGTGCAGCTTAAGGACATCCCAAATG TGGCTTATAAGTTGTCCAAGAGGAAACCCGATGAGAACCTACAGATACTCCATAGCATTCTTTATGGGAAGAAAACAAAG GCTtataatttgaagaaaaatataggTCAATTTTCTGGATATTTGTGGGATGAAAATGAG cATGAAAAGCAGAGAGGAAAGATCCAAGATAAGTTTGGCAAGTGTGTGAAAGAAAAGTTGCTGGATTTTTGTGATGTCCTCAATCTTCCAGTCAAATCAGTTACAAAGAAG GAAGAGCTTTGTTTGAGGTTGTTAGAGTTTTTGGAATCTCCCCATGCTACCACAGATCTGTTGCTTGCTGAAAAGAAAAAG AAAAGCAAAAAGCAGAAGAGCAAGACAACAAAACTCAAAAGCTCAGTAGATAGAACTGCACCATCTAAG CGCAAGGTGTCATCAGAATGGAATGAAGAAGCTGATAATACCGGGGATGAATCTCAGGAGGATGATCAAAATGATGAAGATGCAGATGATCAAAGTGTTTTGGAGGGGACTGATTCTGAGGACAGGGAGCAAGAGGAGGCAGAGAAATCCGAGgaagaacaaaatgaaaaaatctCTTCAAAGAAAGATTCTGAAACTAAAATTGGGGATAAGGTTGCTGGGAAGGATACCCCTGTAACATCTTCCAAAAGTTCCAAGGTAGTGAGTGCTAAGAGGCAAAAAGTTGGAAAGGACAAAAGTATATCTGTAAAGGATAAGGCTTCTAGCACGAAGTTGTCAAAAGAGGATG GGAAACCAAGAAATGTTAAGGCTGACTTAGAGCCTAGCAAAGAAGCGATATTCACTGCTGCTGTAAACATTCTGAAGAATGTAGATTTTAATACT GCAACTCTATCAGATATCTTCCGGCAGCTAG GATCCCATTTTGGAGTAGATTTAATGCACAAAAAAGCAGAGGTGAAGGCTATAGTTACAGATGCAATAAACAATAtgagtgatgatgaagatgaggcTGGAGATATCGAAAGTGAAGATTAA